Proteins encoded together in one Aeromonas encheleia window:
- a CDS encoding cupin domain-containing protein, with protein sequence MSTPVTVTQFQVRSHGTPDEVRSPDKTRVEVVKLDGYTIGRFNFAPGWRWSECIKPVVKTDQCQLSHVGYAVSGSISVRLTDGTLKTISAGESYTIPPGHDAWVEGEEPFVGIEVLSADQYAKP encoded by the coding sequence ATGTCCACTCCAGTCACCGTCACTCAATTCCAGGTGAGGTCCCACGGCACCCCCGACGAGGTGCGCTCACCCGACAAGACCCGGGTCGAGGTCGTTAAACTCGATGGCTACACCATAGGGCGGTTCAACTTTGCCCCCGGTTGGCGCTGGTCCGAATGCATCAAACCCGTCGTCAAGACGGACCAATGCCAGCTCTCGCACGTGGGTTACGCCGTCTCGGGATCGATCTCGGTCCGCCTGACGGACGGCACCCTCAAGACCATCAGCGCCGGCGAGTCCTACACCATTCCGCCGGGGCACGACGCCTGGGTCGAGGGGGAAGAACCCTTCGTTGGCATCGAGGTGCTCAGCGCCGATCAGTACGCCAAGCCATAG
- a CDS encoding cupin domain-containing protein, translating to MKFMHAVVLSLSALLLVGAPVWAAGESTVVMSKADLKWKDMGNGIAAAPVSGDMTKGESRFFLKYPVGLVTPNHHHDADHYVTLVSGAITLTVAGKEYQLGPGAYFALTDKVPHVAKVEGSEEAVFFIQADGPWNVVMEK from the coding sequence ATGAAATTCATGCATGCAGTCGTCCTCTCGCTATCGGCACTGCTGCTGGTCGGCGCCCCCGTCTGGGCCGCCGGCGAGTCGACCGTGGTGATGAGCAAGGCCGATCTCAAGTGGAAGGACATGGGCAACGGCATCGCCGCCGCCCCGGTGTCGGGTGACATGACGAAGGGGGAGAGCCGGTTCTTCCTGAAATATCCGGTGGGGCTGGTGACGCCGAATCATCATCATGATGCGGATCACTATGTGACGCTGGTGTCGGGCGCCATCACCCTGACGGTGGCGGGCAAGGAGTACCAGCTCGGTCCCGGCGCCTATTTTGCCCTGACCGACAAGGTTCCCCATGTCGCCAAGGTGGAAGGCAGCGAGGAGGCGGTGTTCTTTATCCAGGCGGATGGCCCCTGGAACGTGGTGATGGAAAAATAA
- a CDS encoding class I SAM-dependent methyltransferase codes for MAERFEGAGALEYDGRIPLLVPGYELLHRLSAAQLMTRLGPGGRVLLVGVGTGSELLLLGRLCPHWQFVAQDISADMLAQARWRAEQAGMGARVQWWQGELPAVGLGCDGALCLLVLHFLAHGAKAGLLAAIARQLTPGAPLLLADLMAAQDPSERAVMGLQARLAGLPAAASEQMVLRLADDFIPLDEAQTQGLLREAGFTAGRRYFQALGFHGWLAERMPL; via the coding sequence ATGGCGGAGCGATTCGAAGGGGCGGGGGCGCTGGAATATGACGGGCGCATCCCCCTGCTGGTGCCCGGTTATGAGCTGCTGCATCGGCTCAGCGCGGCCCAGCTGATGACGAGGCTGGGCCCCGGAGGCAGGGTGCTGCTGGTGGGGGTGGGCACAGGCAGCGAGCTGCTGCTCCTGGGTCGGCTCTGCCCTCACTGGCAGTTTGTCGCCCAAGATATCTCGGCGGACATGCTGGCCCAGGCCAGATGGCGCGCCGAGCAGGCGGGCATGGGCGCCAGGGTGCAGTGGTGGCAGGGGGAGCTGCCGGCCGTTGGGCTGGGGTGTGATGGCGCGCTCTGTCTGCTGGTGCTGCACTTCCTGGCGCACGGCGCCAAGGCCGGGTTGCTGGCCGCCATCGCCCGTCAGCTCACACCCGGGGCGCCGCTGCTGCTGGCGGATCTGATGGCGGCGCAAGACCCGTCCGAGCGGGCCGTCATGGGGCTGCAGGCGCGCCTCGCCGGCTTGCCGGCCGCGGCCAGCGAGCAGATGGTGTTGCGTCTCGCGGACGATTTTATCCCGCTGGATGAGGCGCAAACCCAGGGGTTGCTGCGGGAGGCGGGGTTTACGGCGGGGCGGCGTTACTTTCAGGCGCTCGGCTTTCACGGCTGGCTGGCCGAGCGGATGCCACTCTAA
- a CDS encoding DUF1272 domain-containing protein, with translation MLELRPNCECCDKDLPAGSEEAYICSFECTFCADCCEHHLHHLCPNCGGELVRRPRRPAAKLANNPASLKRVFNPALRNRP, from the coding sequence ATGCTTGAACTCAGACCCAACTGTGAATGCTGTGACAAGGATCTGCCCGCCGGCAGCGAGGAGGCCTATATCTGCTCCTTCGAGTGCACCTTCTGCGCCGATTGCTGCGAGCACCATCTGCATCATCTCTGCCCCAACTGCGGCGGCGAGCTGGTAAGACGCCCCCGTCGCCCCGCGGCGAAACTGGCGAACAACCCTGCCTCCCTCAAGCGGGTGTTCAATCCGGCGCTGAGAAACCGGCCCTGA